CCGGTCCTGCTGTGATGCTTGCTTTCCTGCTAAACGGCATAGTTGCAACTTTTACGGGGCTTGCGTATGCAGAACTTGGTTCTGCTATCCCGGAGGCCGGAGGTAGCTATCTCTGGGTAAAAGAAGGACTGGGTAATCACCTTGGTTTTCTGGCAGGATGGGTTGACTGGGCAGCTCACACAATCGCCTGCGCTCTCTATGCGGTTACTTTCGGAGCATTTTTTTCAGAAATGGTAGTACACTTTTTGGGATACGATGCCATTCCCCAGAGCCTTTTGTTGAAGGTTTCTGCCCTTTTTATAGTAACTTTAATGGCTTTCATTAACTATCTTGGTGCCAAGGAAAGTGGAAGGTTAGGTGGTTTTGTCACTCTCCTGAAAGTCGCTATTCTTGTTATCTTTGCAGGGTTTGGAATTTATCAGACCCTGACGACTCCGGGATGGTCGATAGCTTTTCTCTCAAATCCCTCTTTCCTTCCAAATGGATTTACAGGTCTTCTTGTTGCAATGGGTCTGACATTTATCGCATTTGAAGGCTATGAAATAATCGTACAGAGCGGAGAAGAAGTAAAAAATCCGGAAAAGAACATTCCAAAGGCAGTCATGATCTCCCTCTGGACAGCAGTTATTATTTACATTCTCGTGGCTTTTGCATTGATCGGAGCTATTGATTCGGATGTTCCAAGCTGGGTTTTTCTGGGTGAGCTCGGGGAATTCAGTATGATCCGTGTGGCTGATACAATAATGGTTTTCGGTTCAGTTTTAATCCTTGCAGGTGGCTTTGTATCAACCATAAGTGCCATGAATGCCACTGTATATTCCTCTTCAAGAGTTGCATTTGCTCTTGGAAGAATGGGGTTTTTGCCGGCTGCTCTTTCAAAGATAAATGAAAAGCGCCGTACTCCCCACTATGCTATTCTCTTCAGTTATTTTATAATCGCTTCAATGACGGTTTTTCCAATTGAAACAGTTGCCTCTGTGGCAAATGTGATGTTTCTCATTTTGTTTATTATGGTGAATGCGGTTCTTGTGATTTTGAGATTTAGAAGACCTGATCTCAAGCGCGCGTTTAAGATGCCTTTGGCTCCATATTTGCCAATTCTTGCAATTATTACACAGGCTGCAATTGGCTATTTCCTCATAACAGAGCTTGAGCAAACCGGATTTATCATGGGTGTTACTATTCTGTGGATATTGCTTGGTTCCTTTGTTTTTTTAGCTTATTCCGAGAAATCTCTCAGGAAAATCACGAAAGAACTCCGGAGAAAAGTCTACGAGCAAAAACCTGTTGCTCACGAGGGTTTCAATATCCTTGTACCTGTAAAAAACATAGCTTTAGCTTCAAATCTTGCAAAGTTTGCCAGCTCAATCGCTGAAGAAAGAGGTGGCAGCATAACTTTCCTTAATATTATCACTTTACCTGAGCAGACGCCTCTTTCAGCAGCAGACGAGTATGTTGAACGGCAAAAAGAAATAGTGCATAAATTAATGGATGAAACAAGTGTGCCCTCGGGTGGTATAATTAAGGTAGGGAGAAAAGCTTCTGAAACCATCTTTGAAACAATAGAGGAAGAAAATCCCGATATGCTTGTAATGGGCTGGCGTGGAAGAACTTACAGGAAGGATTTCGTTCTTGGAAGCACCATTGACCCGATTTTGCTGAAAGCGAGATGCGATGTGGTTGTGGTTCGCTTTGAAAAAGGAAGGGTATGGGAAAATATGCGCAACATTCTGCTTCCAACTGCCGGCGGTCCCCATTCTATTCTGGCTTCAGATCTGGCCCGTGAGCTTGCCAAAAAAGAGATGGGTAAGATTACTCTTCTGAATGTAGGGTCTTCAACTTCCGATGAAAAAAGAGCAATGGATGCCTTTAGTGAGATATCTGCGAATTTTGCGGATGTAAACACAGAAGAAAAATTCATTCAGGCAACCGATGCTCCAAAAGCTATTGCTTCCGAAGCTTCAAACCATGATGTTGTATTCATTGGTGCTACAAGTCGGCCGTTCCTCACAAATTTCCTTCGGGGAGTTTTCCCGGAAAAAGTCATTCTTAATACCAATCGGACTGTCGTAATGACCCGTAAATGGGTCAAATTCAGGGATGTTTTAAAGAGATAACTTATCCAAATAGATATTTGCAGGATCAAAAAGAAACGAATTTATACTTTCTGGACTAGTTTTTTTCATGAAAGTAAAAGTTCCTGAGAGATTGGAATCGGAGAGGCTCATCATCAGGCCGTTTGTCCAGGATGATCTCGATGGATTTTATTCATTCATGTCAGATGAAGACGCACCCAAATATATACTTTTTTCAGAAGACGAAACTACAATAGATGAAACTCCACAATCATTCTTGCCCCCGCTTAGTAACTATGATGGCCGTGATCAGATTTATGCTCTGGCTGTTGCAACCAAAAATGAAAACAGTTTTATTGGATCAGTTGGGATAGGGCCTGATTTTTCCGGGGATAAGTACCAGATCTACTGGAATATTTTGCCGCAGTTTTGGGGAAAAGGCCTTGCGACGGAAGCTGTGATAAGGTTCATGGATTATTTACTCCGGGAGGTTGGTCTGGGTAAACTGGTTGCATACTCCCATCCCGATAATATTGC
The window above is part of the Methanohalophilus levihalophilus genome. Proteins encoded here:
- a CDS encoding amino acid permease; translated protein: MPDDNIRVSLSRDLTLFDITMIGIAGMIGAGIFALTGIATGIAGPAVMLAFLLNGIVATFTGLAYAELGSAIPEAGGSYLWVKEGLGNHLGFLAGWVDWAAHTIACALYAVTFGAFFSEMVVHFLGYDAIPQSLLLKVSALFIVTLMAFINYLGAKESGRLGGFVTLLKVAILVIFAGFGIYQTLTTPGWSIAFLSNPSFLPNGFTGLLVAMGLTFIAFEGYEIIVQSGEEVKNPEKNIPKAVMISLWTAVIIYILVAFALIGAIDSDVPSWVFLGELGEFSMIRVADTIMVFGSVLILAGGFVSTISAMNATVYSSSRVAFALGRMGFLPAALSKINEKRRTPHYAILFSYFIIASMTVFPIETVASVANVMFLILFIMVNAVLVILRFRRPDLKRAFKMPLAPYLPILAIITQAAIGYFLITELEQTGFIMGVTILWILLGSFVFLAYSEKSLRKITKELRRKVYEQKPVAHEGFNILVPVKNIALASNLAKFASSIAEERGGSITFLNIITLPEQTPLSAADEYVERQKEIVHKLMDETSVPSGGIIKVGRKASETIFETIEEENPDMLVMGWRGRTYRKDFVLGSTIDPILLKARCDVVVVRFEKGRVWENMRNILLPTAGGPHSILASDLARELAKKEMGKITLLNVGSSTSDEKRAMDAFSEISANFADVNTEEKFIQATDAPKAIASEASNHDVVFIGATSRPFLTNFLRGVFPEKVILNTNRTVVMTRKWVKFRDVLKR
- a CDS encoding GNAT family N-acetyltransferase, with product MKVKVPERLESERLIIRPFVQDDLDGFYSFMSDEDAPKYILFSEDETTIDETPQSFLPPLSNYDGRDQIYALAVATKNENSFIGSVGIGPDFSGDKYQIYWNILPQFWGKGLATEAVIRFMDYLLREVGLGKLVAYSHPDNIASAKVAEKAGMQNQGTILIDGLDHEPLYFEVENDSE